One Setaria italica strain Yugu1 chromosome I, Setaria_italica_v2.0, whole genome shotgun sequence DNA window includes the following coding sequences:
- the LOC101781521 gene encoding protein FAM32A-like: MSEYQNVVGGRLKLKGKTLDIKEGGVKKKKKQQHREESSQIGHDGLHEGGISELPTNHNNELTEGEKTGEEEGNPHPDYDHLTPAERRYMEQKQKIDMQKMAKVANKSHRDRIQDFNQYLANLSEHYDIPKVGPG, from the exons ATGTCGGAGTACCAAAATGTCGTTGGGGGAAGGCTGAAGCTGAAGGGAAAAACGCTGGATATCAAGGAAGGCGGagtcaagaaaaagaagaagcagcagcaccgTGAGGAGTCGTCTCAGATCGGGCACGATGGACTTCATGAAG GTGGAATCTCTGAATTACCAACTAATCATAACAATGAGCTAACTGAAGGCGAAAAgacgggagaggaggaagggaacccACACCCTGACTACGACCACCTCACACCAGCCGAGCGGCGTTACATGGAACAGAAGCAAAAGATTGACATGCAGAAGATGGCCAAAGTCGCCAACAAGTCGCACAGGGACCGCATCCAGGACTTCAACCAGTACCTGGCAAACCTCAGCGAGCACTACGACATCCCAAAAGTTGGTCCTGGCTAA
- the LOC101781928 gene encoding E3 ubiquitin-protein ligase CIP8: MANDSLAHHLLRPLAAGCCSDLDEYDDEEEPASVAFPSFWPPFPALSSDSDSDAASFVRPRMDRPGRAGETAASSFFGLGFHDGDDDEWAPAHEDGGEVELPLCWDCLQLEDHDGDQRWDVGVSDADEWEQVAGREEEEAATAAAASAVRSLEWEVLLAANSLGSLVVDDAGDDADLDAGIETYFLDDADDLLFGQLAAVEADHGPPGKCGRPAAKAAVEALPTVVVAEADAARGDAQCAVCKDGVEAEERARRLPCAHLYHDACILPWLAIRNTCPLCRHELPTDDPEYEKWKARRAAGDADPRGAATGMMSSSGYLDEWIGGGGTE; the protein is encoded by the coding sequence ATGGCCAACGATTCCCTCGCCCACCACCTGCTgcgccccctcgccgccggctgctgctcCGACCTCGACGAatacgacgacgaggaggagcccgcCAGCGTCGCCTTCCCCTCCTTCTGGCCGCCCTTCCCCGCCCTCTCCTcggactccgactccgacgccgCCAGCTTCGTGCGCCCGCGCATGGACCGGCCCGGCCGGGCCGGGGAGACCGCCGCGTCGTCCTTCTTCGGGCTCGGCTTCCAcgacggggacgacgacgagtgGGCGCCGGCGCACGAGGACGGCGGGGAGGTCGAGCTGCCGCTCTGCTGGGATTGCTTGCAGCTGGAGGACCACGACGGCGACCAGAGGTGGGACGTGGGCGTCAGCGACGCGGACGAGTGGGAGCAGGTCgccggcagggaggaggaggaggccgccacggcggcggcggcgtccgcggtGAGGAGCCTGGAGTGGGAGGTTCTGCTCGCCGCCAACAGCCTGGGTAGCCTAGTGGtggacgacgccggcgacgacgccgaccTCGACGCGGGCATCGAGACGTACTTcctcgacgacgccgacgacctGCTGTTCGGACAGCTCGCCGCAGTGGAGGCGGACCACGGCCCGCCGGGCAagtgcgggcggccggcggcgaaggccgCCGTGGAGGCCCTCCCGACTGTGGTGGTCGCGGAGGCCGACGCGGCCCGCGGCGACGCGCAGTGCGCGGTGTGCAAGGACGGCGTCGAGGCCGAGGAGCGCGCCCGGAGGCTGCCGTGCGCGCACCTCTACCACGACGCCTGCATCCTGCCGTGGCTCGCCATCCGCAACACGTGCCCGCTCTGCCGCCACGAGCTGCCCACCGATGACCCCGAGTACGAGAAGTGGAAGGCGAGgcgggccgccggcgacgcaGACCCCCGCGGCGCGGCGACAGGTATGATGTCTTCGTCAGGTTACCTTGACGAATGGATAGGTGGAGGGGGAACAGAGTAA
- the LOC101786772 gene encoding UDP-glycosyltransferase 89B2 — MDTAPPQTHASNGSGKPHVLVVPFPAQGHLPPLLDLAALLAARGIAVTVAVTAGNAPLLEPLVTAFPSVGTVVLPFPSSPLLPAGCGENTKDQPGHLFRPLMASLTALRAPLLAWCEARPRGRRVTAVVSDLFAGWTQPLAAGLGVPRVVFVPTNALYLAMTQSLWRHVPRRRRPDDADEEFAFPEIPGAPRFPWRHLSSLFRKHVATGDEVSDAIRQFFLWNQDCECFVVNSFAALESDYLACVGRRALAVGPLSDAVGTSNVDRGGKPAVPPAEVAAWLDAHGDGSVVYISFGTQHAMPPAQAACVADALARSLAAFVWAVRSGTAVPAGFEAATASRGVVIRGWAPQVEILRHRAVGWFLTHCGWNSVLEAVVSGVALLAWPIEADQFTNAWLLAEAGVAVPVAEGADALPGAGQLAIAIAAAFGEEGKPVRDRAMELGRKAAAAVAEGGSSHGDTEELVRMLNTVV; from the coding sequence ATGGATACGGCACCACCACAGACGCATGCCAGCAATGGCAGTGGCAAGCCACACGTGCTTGTCGTGCCGTTCCCAGCACAGGGTCACCTCCCCCCGCTCCTCGACCTCGCGGCGCTGCTCGCTGCGCGCGGGATCGCGGTCACCGTCGCCGTCACGGCCGGGAACGCCCCTCTGCTCGAGCCTCTTGTCACGGCCTTCCCGTCGGTGGGCACGGTCGTGCTGCCTTTCCCTTCCTCGCCCCTCCTCCCCGCGGGGTGCGGCGAGAACACCAAGGACCAACCAGGACACCTCTTCCGGCCGCTCATGGCGTCCCTCACCGCGCTCCGCGCGCCGCTCCTCGCCTGGTGCGAGGCCcggccccgcggccgccgcgtgaCGGCCGTCGTCTCGGACCTGTTCGCGGGGTGGACGCAGCCGCTCGCCGCGGGGCTCGGCGTGCCGCGCGTGGTGTTCGTGCCCACCAACGCCCTCTACCTCGCCATGACGCAGTCCCTCTGGCGCCACGTGCCGAGAAGGCGCCGccccgacgacgccgacgaggagTTCGCCTTCCCGGAGATACCCGGCGCGCCGAGATTCCCGTGGCGCCACCTGTCCTCGCTGTTCCGGAAGCACGTAGCCACCGGCGACGAGGTGTCCGACGCGATCCGCCAGTTCTTCCTGTGGAACCAGGACTGCGAGTGCTTCGTGGTGAACTCGTTCGCGGCGCTCGAGTCCGACTACCTGGCATGTGTTGGCAGGCGGGCGTTAGCCGTCGGCCCGCTGTCCGACGCCGTGGGCACCTCCAACGTCGACCGTGGCGGGAAGCCGGCGGTGCCGCCGGCGGAAGTGGCCGCCTGGCTGGACGCGCACGGCGACGGCTCCGTCGTGTACATCAGTTTCGGGACGCAGCACGCGATGccgccggcgcaggcggcgtGCGTGGCCGACGCGCTAGCGCGGAGCTTGGCGGCGTTCGTCtgggcggtgaggagcggcACCGCAGTGCCGGCGGGGTtcgaggcggcgacggcgtcgcggGGCGTGGTCATCCGCGGGTGGGCGCCGCAGGTGGAGATCCTGCGCCACCGCGCCGTGGGGTGGTTCCTGACGCACTGCGGCTGGAACTCGGTGCTCGAGGCGGTGGTGTCCGGCGTGGCGCTCCTCGCGTGGCCCATCGAGGCCGACCAGTTCACGAATGCGTGGCTGCTCGCGGAGGCCGGCGTGGCCGTGCCGGTGGCGGAGGGCGCTGACGCCCTGCCCGGCGCCGGCCAGCTGGCGATCGCGATCGCCGCGGCGTtcggggaggaggggaagcCCGTGAGGGATCGCGCGATGGAGCTCGgccggaaggcggcggcggccgtggcggaggGTGGGAGCTCGCACGGGGACACGGAAGAGTTGGTGCGCATGCTCAATACAGTCGTGTAA